The following DNA comes from Serinus canaria isolate serCan28SL12 chromosome 1A, serCan2020, whole genome shotgun sequence.
CcctaaaaaaatctttcccaaGTTTAGTTTATCTCCACTATTTTCTTAttccttgcttttctcctttccccattAACCAAATTGGGATGGGATCAATCAATCCCTGATTTccctgatattttcttttaagtggGATGGTTTATTCTAGGAGTTTTTAAAAGATTGATTCCTTTCCCACTTGTTGATTGgagttttttccctgtttttagTGGATGGGCTGATGTCAGATTGACCCATGAACAGCAGAGGATTTTGAGTCACAAAATTGAGCCTGGCCAAACAGTGAAAATCATGGCATTTGCAGGTAAGAGCCCAAAATGCTGGAAGAATACCTGGACAATTCCCagtctgctccttccctccctgatCCCTCTGTCTGAGGGATTGTGAGATCCAAGGGGATCAATTTGTGCCTCTGGGATAACAAATTTAATAGGAAAACTGCCAAAATGGAGGCAGAATAAAAACAGGGGAGAAGGGGGTGGGAAAATGTGGAACAGCCCTACAGATCCTGAGtttgggaaaggaggaggaggagatgctgcaggtgctggagtAGAGATTTCCCTGGAACCCCTGGaggagcagttcctgcagggctgagcccatgGATAAAGGGAGCAGTTCCTGAAGGGCTGAGCCCATGGATCAAGGGAGCAGTTCCTGAAGGTCTGAGCCCTTGGATAAAGGGAGCAGTTCCTGAAGGGCTGAGCCCATGGATAAAGGGAgcagttcctgaaggactgagcCCATGGATAAAGGGAGCAGTTCCTGAAGGGCTGAGCCCTTGGATAAAGGGAGCAGTTCCTGAAGGGCTGAGCCCTTGGATAAAGGGCCCCACACTGGCAGTTCCTGCCGCTGTCCCAGGGAAGGTtgaggttggatattgggaCAATTCCTCCAGGCAAAGGCTcatccagccctggctcagctgcccaggcaggggtggagtccccattcctggagggatttaaaagccccatggatgtggcacttggggacatggatgGCCTTGGAAGTGCTGGGAATGGTTGGGCTTCACCTTAGAGAACTTTGCCAACCTAAAGAATTCCCTGTTTCTCTGGAATCTGGAGTGAAGTGGAATATTTGAGTTGGGACCGCAGGAGAggaagatgttaaaaaaaaaaaatctatatatGAAATCATTCATTCCTGGCTGTGGatattttattccttatttttcttttatcccttcttttcctctcctctctaGGCACAGGGAAAACCTCGACCTTGGTGAAGTACGCAGAGAAATTCTCAGAGCTGAAATTCCTTTACCTGGCTTTTAACAAAGCTGTGGCAGAGAAGGGGAAACAGGTTTTCCCAAGGAATGTCACCTGCAAGACCTTCCACTCCCTGGCCTTTGGAAGCGTTGGGAGACAGTGAGTGGGAAATTCCAATTCCTTTGTGGAAGGGAAAGTGGTTTGGAGGGaaaccccaggatttggggcagCACAAATAATGGGGGGGAATTTGTCATTTGTGGTTTCCAGATGGACGCAGTGGGATCCTCCAGGGATTTTAGCATCCATGGGAGCACCCCAAAGCCAAGGAGCTCCTCACAGGGGGTGGAAATCCACTGGGAGTGAGGTTTTCCCacttcccattcccactggaacgctacagctgctccaggtgctgcttttcctgagcaGAGGATCAGTTTCCTTATCCTGAGCTGTTTTCATGATCCAATTTCTCTCCAATTCTGGCACATTTAGGCTGGGGGTAGGAAGGAAAATGAGCCATGACCTAGAAAAAGAGGGAAGTCCCATTCCCTAGCTCTGCAAACACTCTGGAATTCCAGGGATGAGCTCAATTTTCCATCTCTAAAATGTATAAAATCAACACATTTGTGCTTCCACCAGGACAAATCTGTGCAGCTTTAAAGATATTCCATTATTTGATTGAACTGGGATATAAAGCCAAGCTTTTTCCAGGGATagtgcacaaaaataaaaaaaaaaaagaggaatttctgtggtttttaactttttttctgttttttttttctcttgttttctccccttttttttttcttttcctgccttcttttttcttttcccgtcttcttttttcttttcccgtcttcttttttcttttcccgccttttttttcttttctcgtcttttttttcttttcccgccttttttttcttttcccgccttttttttcttttcccgccttttttttttcttttcccgcctttttttttcttttcccgcctttttttttcttttcccgccttttttttttcttcctgcctttttttcttttcctgtttttttcttttccttttttcccctgtttttttctgacggttttttaatccattttttgccattttgttggttttttttgtccctCTGGCACAGCTACAAAGAGAGAGGCAAGCTGAACTTCTCCAAGATGTCCGTGTATTCCATCAGCTTCCTGCTCCAGAACAGGGAGGGCCAATCCCTGTTTGTAAGAGGGAAAACAGTCTCCCAAACCTTGGAGAacttcttctcctcctcagaTGAGGAGATCTGTGAGGAGCACGTGCCCCTGTGGTTCAAAAACACTCACGGGCAGATGCAGCAAGTGAGCCCACAGGAAAAGAGAGTGAGTCTTTGGGATGGAGCCTCTGGAATTTCCTGAGGTTGGATGGGCTTTGGAGAAGTCTGGGATAGTGGGAAATGTCCCTGCTCGAggctggggtggctctggatgggctttgaggtcccatccaacccaaagcattccatgattctataaaATAACTCGTGTCCATCCCCCTTCCCAAAATGGTGGGGGAAGAGATCATCCCGTGTTCAGCTGAAATTTGGGATTGGGGAAATTTGGGATTGGGAATCCTTCAGCCAGAGAAGGGCTTGGGGTCAGTCCTGAGCTTTGGGAGACATCAGAGGCTGCTGCAACATTGCAGAGGAATTGGGGTGAAAGTCAAAAGATTGGGAGGAGGAAAATCAAAAGATTGGGAGGAAGAAGAATCCAAAGattgggaggaggaggaggaggagaatcCAAAGattgggaggaggaggaggaggaaatccAAAGATTGGGAGGAAGAAGAATCCAAAGATTGGGATGAAAATCCAAAGGTTGGGAAGAGGAATCAAAGACTGGGAGGAAAATCCAAAgactgggaagagaaggaaaatccaaagatcgggagaaggaggaaaatccaAAGGTTGGGAGGAGGAATAATCAGAAGACTGGGATGAAAATCCAAATGTTGGGAGGAGGAATAATCCAAAGATTGGGCAGAAGAATCAAAGACTGGGAGGAGGAAAATCCAAAGGTTGGGAGGAAAATCCAGAGGGTGGGAGGAAGAATCAAAGATTGGGAGGAGAAATGAAACATTGGGAGGAAGGTGatgcttggggaaaaaagggataaTCCCTGTTTTCCCTAAAAAATACTTCCAGCAAGTCTCCTCACCAAATCCTTGTGGGTGTGAGGAGCTGCTTGGGATGGGAAAAAAGGATCTGGGACTTTttgggaatggctcccagtgccagagggcaggcatggatgggatctgggcaatgaggaattcctgcatccctgcagtgtcccaggccaggctggagcaccctgggatagaggaaaatgtccctgtccatggatggggtgggactggatgggctttgaggccctttccagcccaaaccattccataattttatttttatcccaatctttctgttttcccattTGAGATCAACGTGGAAGAGGCCAAAGGGATTTGGCACAACATGAAGAAGCTGGATGgagacacagagaagaaatacaaGATGACTTGTGATGGtaaaagagatggaaaatccCTTGGGAAAAAGGGATTTAATGGtggaaaaatgaatttattattCCTGCTTCTGGCTGAGCATCCAGGAGAAAGAATCCCATTTTTCCTGACATTGGCTGACCAGGGAATATCCCTCTGGCtcaattttccatttcattttatgtattttataaatacatatatatttctgCTCCCACTAGGATAAAAAATGTGGAGATTTTAAGGatattcacatttttaatgGCTAAAAATCAAGCCCAAAATTTGGAAGTTGCTTCCAGAACATCCTTTCCTCTGGCTAGTGCTGGAGATAACtgggaaaaacctttttctgggaatttttgGTGGGCATTAAGAAGCTTGAAATAATCAAgagagacagattttttttgcaaCCCTTCCAAATGTGGAAATTCCAAACAGGAAGCGAAGCCAGAAATGTCACAAAAcaacataaaaggaaaaaagggatttgttTTAAAGTTCCTGGTGGATCTTCCCTGTCCTTGAAATTCCTGTTTTTCCCCCTCAGGATATTTGAAACTTTGGCAGCTCAGCAAGCCCCAGATCTCAGGATACGATGCCATTTTTGTGGATGAAGCCCAGGATTGCACTCCAGGTGAGTtattccaggagctggagctcccagAGGGGATTTCCAGGTGCTCAGGAATGTGGTGGGAGTATCTCAACCCAAACACTTGGAATTGAAACAAATTTCCCCCTCAGGTTTGATATTTAAACTGAGCTTTTCCTTGGATTTGGATTGGAGCAGGTTCTCCCTGCATGATCCCAACTGAGCTTTTCCTGGGATTTGGAGCAGGTTCTTCCAAACTGAGCTTTTCCATGGTTTGGAGCAGGTTCTTCCCTCAtgatccaattttttttcccctcacagccATCGTGGATATCGTGCAATCccaaaaatttgggaaaatcCTGGTGGGAGACCCCCCCACCAGCAGAAGTTCTTCCCTCCTGATCCAAAGTGAGCTTTCCTTTGGGTTTGGATCCTCATGATCCCAACAGAGCTTTCCCTTGGGTTTGGAGCAGGTTCTTCCAAACGGAGCTTTTCCTTGGATCTGGAGCAGGTTCTTCCCTCACGATCCATGCTGAGCTTTTCTTTGGAtttggactttgatgatccaAACAAAGCTTTTCCTTGGATTTGGAGAAGATTCTTCCTTCATGATCCCAACTGAGCTTTTCCTTGGGTTTGGATTGGAGCAGGTTCTCCCCTCATGATCCCAACTGAGTTTTCCATGGTTTGGAGCAGGTTCTTCCCTCAtgatccatttttttttcccctcacagccATCGTGGATATTGTGCAATCCCAAAAACTGTGGGAAAATCCTGGTGGGAGACCCCCCCCCACCAGCAGAGGTTCTCCCCTCCTGATCCAAACTGAGCTTTCCCTTGAATTTGGAGCAGGTTCTTCCAAACTGAGCTTTTCCTTGGATCTGGAGCAGGTTCTTCCCTCACGATCCATGCTGAGCTTTTCTTTGGattggactttgatgatccaAACAAAGCTTTCCTTGGATTTGGAGAAGATTCTTCCTTCATGATCCCAACTGAGCTTTTCCTTGGGTTCAGATTGGAGCGGGTTCTCCCCTCATGATCCCAACTGAGCTTTTCCTTGGGTTTGGATTGGAGCAGGTTCTCCCCTCATGATCCCAACTGAGTTTTCCATGGTTTGGAGCAGGTTCTTCCCTCATGatccaatttttttctccctcacaGCAATCGTGGATATCGTGCAATCCCAAAACTGTGGGAAGATCCTGGTGGGAGACCCTCACCAGCAGATCTACACCTTCCGAGGGGCCGTCAACACCCTGTACCTGGTGCCTCACAGCCACATGTACTACCTGACCCAGGTAAGGGCCCGCGTTTTCCATGGATAAATCCCAGATCCAGGGAAATTGGCACCGTGGAGGGTTTCCTGGGAATCTGGAAGTTGTGGTGCTTGAGTGGAGGGATCCCATCCTGCTGGTGGAAAAGTGGGAGTTGGGATTGAGGCCTTGTTTCAGGGAGATTCCTCTCTTTTGGGGGGATCACATCTGGAATGCtggatccagctgtgggatccaactgacctggggctgctgggagagctgggaatgttcccctggagaggagaaggctgcagggagagcttccagcacattccagggcctggaggggctccaggagagctgcagagggactggggacaaggcctgcagggacaggagccagggaatggctcccagtgccagagggcaggcatggatgggatctgggcaatgaggaattcctgcctgggctggaactgccagagcagctggggctgcccctgcatccctgcagtgtcccaggccaggctggacactgggatggagcagcctgggacactgggaggtggccctgcccgTGGTCAGGATTTCCAGGAATATTTTAGAGAGATTTTGATGCTTTTTCCAAGACAGAAGTTCTCCAGAAGGTTTTAAGGATTCCCAGGAATGTTTTTGAGTGATTTTGAtgctttttccatggaaaaaacaGTGCAGAGGATAGCTGGGAATGCCATAATTCCATAGAGATCGATAGAACCTTAGAgattccaggaattccttctggttttcctgctgATCCCGGGACGTTTGCAGAGTTTCAGGTTCGGCCCCGAGATCGCCTACGTGGGAGCCACGATCCTGGAGGTGTGCAAAGGGATCCGCAGCAGAACCCTGCTGGGGGGAGAGCACCGGGGTGAGCGGGGCTGGGAATGCCAGAGATCCCCAGGGATTCCCCAGGGATTCCCAGGGATTCAGGCGGGAACCGTTCAGTAATTCCTGCTCCTAAATTAGAGTATGGGTTCATTCAGTCTGTAATCAATGTCAGGTCATGTCATGCCATGCGTgagaaatacatgaaaaatacattgaaaatacacgaaaaatacactgaaaaatacactgaaaatacactgaaaatacacgaaaaatacactgaaaaatgcatgaaaaatacactgaaaaatacaCGGAAAATACAcgaaaaatacactgaaaatacactgaaaatactctgaaaatacactgaaaaatacacagaaaatacactgaaaatacacggaaaaatacactgaaaatacaCGGAAAATACACggaaaatacagggaaaatacacggaaaatacagggaaaatacactgaaaaatacaCTGAAGATACA
Coding sequences within:
- the FBH1 gene encoding F-box DNA helicase 1, translating into MFCVQRQSLLTINPIIFGEFRESLLHHPGAVGSSRVCSGGATNSWESKSLLFLLHRLVSSTGAKVDPSRLLQALGSHPLFPKAQFCVLSKFPDLHSKPGAEEMWAIVAVMVLFSDSVGDIQRLLRCFQSPRSELALLEVTEVLHCMATLLLAMRNKSIPISNRIHYNIFYCLYLMENASGIVQPLEEGRMDLCPSGWADVRLTHEQQRILSHKIEPGQTVKIMAFAGTGKTSTLVKYAEKFSELKFLYLAFNKAVAEKGKQVFPRNVTCKTFHSLAFGSVGRHYKERGKLNFSKMSVYSISFLLQNREGQSLFVRGKTVSQTLENFFSSSDEEICEEHVPLWFKNTHGQMQQVSPQEKRINVEEAKGIWHNMKKLDGDTEKKYKMTCDGYLKLWQLSKPQISGYDAIFVDEAQDCTPAIVDIVQSQNCGKILVGDPHQQIYTFRGAVNTLYLVPHSHMYYLTQSFRFGPEIAYVGATILEVCKGIRSRTLLGGEHRGERGWECQRSPGIPQGFPGIQAGTVQ